In a genomic window of Muntiacus reevesi chromosome 1, mMunRee1.1, whole genome shotgun sequence:
- the LOC136164609 gene encoding apolipoprotein L3-like: MWEIWILSLDIEIFFEDVAECLWNILSREELFLLLTEFLREIEAKAGLSREDMNALHEYLNELKGDLTVKDQEMLPKEQLDRRRFLRRFPRVTQLLVELISKLRELADNVDKVHRDYTIFNVVTHSTGALSGALTILGLALAPVTAGASMALSATGIGLGAASAVTAVSTSIVERVSRSSAENKASQLMSIAVKKWKVLLEVLKSKPHIVVTTEKLAKAKKHLERRIHAMETGETNPDSAANANILVSPGRISAPAVQQVEAAFKSTASAVTKGARIVGAATAGVFLLVDVGFLVKESMHLHDGAKTASAENLRQQARELERKLEELTQIYKHLQEDPTPPPPEQ; encoded by the exons atgtgggagatctggattttatccctag ATATTGAGATCTTCTTTGAGGATGTCGCTGAGTGTCTCTGGAACATACTGAGCAGGGAGGAACTGTTTCTCCTGCTGACTGAATTCCTGAGGGAAATTGAGGCGAAGGCTGGTTTGTCCAG GGAAGACATGAATGCGCTACATGAATATCTGAATGAattgaaaggagacttgactgtGAAGGACCAGGAAATGCTCCCAAAAGAGCAGCTGGACAGGAGGAGGTTTCTGAGGAGGTTTCCTCGGGTGACGCAGCTGCTGGTGGAGCTcataagcaagctccgggagcttgCAGACAATGTAGACAAGGTCCACAGGGACTATACCATCTTCAATGTGGTGACCCACAGCACCGGCGCTTTATCTGGCGCCCTGACCATCCTTGGCCTGGCTCTGGCACCTGTGACAGCCGGGGCCAGTATGGCACTCTCAGCCACTGGGATAGGGCTGGGAGCAGCGAGTGCTGTGACCGCTGTGTCCACCAGCATCGTGGAACGTGTAAGTAGGTCATCAGCAGAAAACAAAGCCAGTCAATTGATGTCAATTGCTGTCAAGAAATGGAAGGTGCTCCTAGAGGTACTCAAGAGCAAGCCCCACATTGTTGTCACAACAGAGAAATTGGCAAAAGCCAAGAAACACCTTGAAAGACGTATCCATGCCATGGAGACAGGCGAAACCAACCCTGACTCTGCAGCCAATGCTAACATCCTCGTGAGCCCTGGGAGAATCTCAGCACCAGCCGTCCAGCAGGTAGAGGCAGCTTTCAAAAGTACGGCTTCGGCAGTTACCAAAGGAGCCCGAATCGTGGGTGCGGCCACTGCAGGTGTCTTCCTCCTGGTGGATGTGGGCTTCTTGGTGAAGGAGTCAATGCACCTGCATGATGGTGCAAAGACAGCATCAGCTGAAAACCTGCGTCAgcaggccagggagctggagAGGAAGCTGGAGGAGCTCACCCAGATCTATAAGCATCTGCAAGAGGACCCAACTCCACCACCCCCAGAGCAGTGA